The sequence below is a genomic window from Phycisphaerae bacterium.
CCACCGATTTGACCTCCGCGCTTACTCCCTCTGCGGCTGTCCCTATGTACTTCTCTCCGGCTGCAATCTTCTTCTCGATTGCCGCCGCAATATCCGCACACTCCTTAGCGGCGTCCCCCTCCAGACCGAAAGGATCTATCAGGACGGTCGGCAGGCTCGCAACGTATTCGTAGAGACTCACTCCGCCCACGTATCCCAACGGATCCCGCTGATGCCAGCGGCCGAGAGACGGAGAATATGTTCGCCAGTAGAAATGGTACAGGGCAACCGCCGGATCGTATCGTTGACCGGTGTAGGCATACGGGTTCCCGTAGGCCGAGGTCGGCAGGAGCATGCCGCCGGCATTGTAGATATGGGTCATGCCGTAGGGGTCATAACGATATCGCTCGACTACGTTGCCGCTGGCGTTCGTCATCGCGACGACGCTGTACAGCACATCACGCAAGTAGTGCAGGGCTTCTGCCTGCCCTTGTCCGATTTCTCCCGCCGTCGTCCAATCTACCATAGCAACAGGCATCGGGTACTCCGCACCCCAGACGAATTCTCGCAGCATCGTCGCCGTGGTGCCGCCGCTGCCGTTGTCGGTAATATCGTATTCCTCAATGACCATAGCACCGACGACAACATGGTGTGTCACCCTGGCTGTTGTGAGCATCTGCTGGGTCTGGGCATCGAGGTACTCCTTGCTCTCGACCCGACGGCCGACAGCGTCGTAACCGATCTCCAGCAGAATCTCATTGTTGCTCAGCCGCCGGACGCGGATCAGACGGTTTTCTTCGTCGTACTCGTACTTGTGGCCGGTGGGCGCGCCGCTGTCGTCCGCGTTGAAGGCCCAGGGGTTCTCGGTCAGGTTGCCGTTGTTATCGTTGGCCAGGGTGTACGGCGACTGGCCGCCGCTGCCGTCCGGGTCGAGAGTCAGCACTTCG
It includes:
- a CDS encoding RHS repeat-associated core domain-containing protein — its product is MLDLADQVISSSFANGVSSVFDYDVNGRMTHMERFKNGAPPTMLVEYDYGHDAVGNRLYTRDLMATDRSELYEHDSRNRLRNFERGTLNTAGDDITTPLVDPVLPSQQQWTDLDRRGNWLDFSTTLNGQPAVQQTRTVNGVNEVLTLDPDGSGGQSPYTLANDNNGNLTENPWAFNADDSGAPTGHKYEYDEENRLIRVRRLSNNEILLEIGYDAVGRRVESKEYLDAQTQQMLTTARVTHHVVVGAMVIEEYDITDNGSGGTTATMLREFVWGAEYPMPVAMVDWTTAGEIGQGQAEALHYLRDVLYSVVAMTNASGNVVERYRYDPYGMTHIYNAGGMLLPTSAYGNPYAYTGQRYDPAVALYHFYWRTYSPSLGRWHQRDPLGYVGGVSLYEYVASLPTVLIDPFGLEGDAAKECADIAAAIEKKIAAGEKYIGTAAEGVSAEVKSVEAVFNTGSDSSVVVKLRDVATGADDIVDLRPEKAAAFVKGMGTLEQSLPLSKWARFARGMSKLARWAARITGRALRVEAEGAWWMLPQQEKDKVLPPSNEEIQERRERLYEQYPGLWYLYEQDDWRQPIV